A window of the Lactuca sativa cultivar Salinas chromosome 5, Lsat_Salinas_v11, whole genome shotgun sequence genome harbors these coding sequences:
- the LOC111916508 gene encoding protein GRAVITROPIC IN THE LIGHT 1: protein MANKASNLSDLIQRVTGSCLLHPLGSARHYADDITDDDDSDYEERSRMEKYYNEDEDEDKKLSPALAVVEERGDGYKTERQMEMVTLMNEVFETVSSMKKAYVSLQESHCPWDPQKMRSSDMAVVAEMKRLGVLRERFRRSVGSGVADAVRRKVAGVMLREVVAPYEAAMEKLKTDVKNKEAEIENLREKLKTATVLSSGGSGGRKSRSHSHHQSKKKVNYSSQLQVLPSPMPDVAATFESCISSVKEGSKSFTSLLLSLMKSAHWDIAATVRSIEASATSTPATGAPATPRDSIVGPNHAKYALESYVNRKIFQGFDHETFYMDGSLSSLLNPNQFRTECFTQYRDMKAMDPIELLGILPTCQFGNFCSKKYLSIVHPKMEESLFGDLEQRSQILAGNHPRTRFYGEFLGLAKAVWLLHLLAFSLDPPPTHFEGSRGAEFHPQYMESVVRFPGGRVAAGHVVGFPVSPGFKVGNGSIVKARVYVVPKSEV, encoded by the exons ATGGCCAATAAGGCCTCCAATTTATCAGATCTGATCCAGCGAGTCACTGGCTCCTGTTTGCTTCACCCGCTTGGTTCCGCTCGACACTACGCCGACGACATCACGGACGACGACGATTCAGATTACGAAGAGCGTAGCAGGATGGAGAAATACTACAacgaagacgaagatgaagataaaAAACTGTCTCCGGCGCTGGCGGTGGTGGAAGAAAGAGGAGATGGCTATAAAACAGAGAGACAGATGGAAATGGTTACGTTGATGAATGAAGTGTTCGAAACGGTGTCGTCTATGAAGAAGGCGTACGTTAGTCTTCAGGAGTCCCATTGCCCCTGGGATCCACAAAAAATGAGATCGTCTGACATGGCAGTTGTAGCCGAGATGAAGAGGCTAGGGGTTTTGAGAGAGAGATTTCGGAGGAGTGTCGGCAGCGGTGTGGCGGATGCGGTCAGGAGGAAGGTTGCCGGAGTTATGCTGAGGGAGGTGGTAGCACCGTATGAAGCGGCGATGGAGAAGTTGAAGACGGATGTGAAGAACAAGGAAGCGGAGATAGAAAACTTAAGGGAGAAGTTAAAAACGGCCACCGTGCTCAGTAGCGGCGGAAGCGGTGGTCGGAAGAGTAGGTCTCACTCTCATCATCAGTCAAAGAAAAAAGTCAACTACAGTAGTCAACTCCAAG TTTTGCCGTCGCCAATGCCGGATGTTGCAGCCACTTTTGAATCATGCATAAGTTCAGTGAAAGAAGGATCGAAATCGTTCACATCGTTGCTCCTATCGCTCATGAAATCGGCACATTGGGATATTGCAGCCACCGTTAGATCCATCGAAGCCTCCGCCACAAGCACCCCCGCCACCGGTGCTCCGGCCACCCCCAGAGATTCCATTGTCGGACCGAATCATGCTAAGTACGCTCTCGAATCGTATGTTAACCGGAAGATTTTCCAAGGATTTGATCACGAGACGTTCTACATGGACGGAAGCCTATCGTCGCTCCTAAACCCTAACCAATTTCGAACGGAATGCTTCACACAATACCGCGACATGAAAGCAATGGATCCGATTGAGCTCCTTGGAATCCTCCCGACATGCCAGTTCGGGAACTTCTGCTCAAAAAAATACCTCTCAATCGTTCACCCAAAGATGGAGGAATCGTTGTTTGGAGATTTGGAACAACGGAGTCAGATCTTGGCCGGAAACCACCCAAGGACTCGATTCTACGGCGAGTTCTTAGGGCTGGCTAAGGCGGTTTGGCTTCTTCATTTGCTGGCGTTCTCTTTGGATCCACCACCGACTCATTTTGAAGGAAGTAGAGGGGCGGAGTTTCATCCGCAGTATATGGAAAGCGTGGTGAGGTTTCCGGGTGGGAGGGTGGCGGCGGGGCATGTAGTCGGTTTTCCGGTGAGCCCAGGGTTTAAGGTCGGAAATGGATCTATTGTAAAAGCGAGGGTGTATGTTGTTCCTAAGAGTGAAGTATAG